Part of the Pseudobdellovibrionaceae bacterium genome is shown below.
TACCTGCACTATCCACCACAGGCCAATGCACTAAGGCCACATTCACATTGTGCACAAATCGCTCAATCATAGTCATTCACCTGATAATATCTTGTGGATCTGAGAATTATTAAAGCCCCACACCGACAGCTCGTCCGCCCCTATGGTCTGCGCCCAACGAAGCGCTTCTGATAATTTCGAGTTTAAAGAATCAGCCTCCATTGTCGCCAATAGGTCCGGCCGCAAGCACCACGTTCTAAGTAACGAGACTCTCTGTCGTTCTTTTTCTATACGAGCGTGATCTCCCGAAACCAGAGTTTCTGGAACATTTAGCCCTTGAAACTCACGCGGCCTCGTCCACTGCGGACACTCAAGGAGACCTGACGAAAAGCTCTCTTTCCATGGCGATTCATTATTACCTAAAACCCCTGGAATAAATCGAGCCACAGAGTCTACCACAGCCATGGCGGCCAACTCCCCTCCTGACAGCACAAAGTCGCCCAATGAGATTTCATCATCCACGTACTGACTGATAATTCGCTGATCAATGCCACCGTAGCGGCCGCAAATAAATGTCACCGCTTGATTGGATGCCACCCATTGATCCGCAGCCCTTCGCACCTTTTCATCGTCCCATTTTTGCCCTTGAGGCGAGAGATACACCACGTGTCCAAGCTGCTGGTGCTTTTCTAAGTGCTCTAAAGAATCAGATAGCGGGCCCGGCAACATGATCATGCCATCGCCACCGCCAAAAGGTCGATCATCAACAGATTTATGAGCATCGGAGGCAAAATCTCGTGGGTTTACCGTCTGCAATTTTATCAGTCCCGCCTTAATGGCCTGCCCCACCACTCCTGTTTGCGAGAAACTCTCAATGAAATCGGGGAATATCGAAATTATATTAAACTGCATGCTATGGTTCTAAAAGCCCTTCCGGCAAATTCATATTGACGACTCGGGAGTCAAAATTAATGCTGTCGATTAACTCGTCCACGAAGGGCACTTCATACAACCCAGAATCTGTTTTGACCACCAAAAGGTCTTGCGCCCCATTAGAAGAAAAGTCGAAGATGACCCCGCTTTTTTGCGAATGCAGATCTTTTAATTGAAACCCTAATATTTCATGCAAATAAAGGTTCTCGCCAGACTCAGATACTAACAAGCCCTGCGGTATGTACCACTGCATACCTCTGAGGGATTCGGCACCGGTGCGATCATTTATGTTTTCTAACTTGAGTAGCATTCCCTTTTTAAAAGGTCTTTGTTCAAGAATTCTCATGGAAACAAGATGGGCCTCAGCCACCGGCGAATTTAAATCTCTAAGATGAACCCACTCCAGTTGTTTGGCCCAAGGGCATGTTTCTGAAAAGGCCTCTAGATACACTTCACCCTTCAGCCCGTGAGCTTCTCGAGCCCATCCCACCTTGATCCACTGTGGTATTTCCAATTGATCTTTAAGTCTATTTTTGCGCTGCATTACTGGTGGGTTTTAGTCAATTCTCTGAGCTCTGTAAACCCTTATTCACCATAAAAAAAGGCGACCGATGGTCGCCTTTTCAAAAGCTTATTAAAATTAAATCTAAAAGCTACTCAACAATTTCTAGAACGCTTCGCTTATTCAACTTAGTGCTGGCTGCATTTAGGATTGTTCGCATGGAATGGGCTGTTTTGCCTCTTTTTCCAATCACCTTACCTAGGTCGTCTTTGGCCACCTTAAGCTCAACCACAGTGGTTTGCTCGCCCACGACCTCGGTCACATCCACATCATTAGGGTTATCAACCAGCGCCTTTGCCATAAACTCAACGAGATCACGCAAATTTGAAGGATCCATTTCCACTACCTCACTTCTCTCACATCTTGAAAAAATTATATATTACCCAGCGAGGAATCCCAACTTTTTGGCATGCTCCCCCCTCTGATCTAGACTCGTTGCTAGTTCGCCTGGGCTTTTCGGATTAGGCTTTGGACTCGTTTTGTAGGCTGAGCGCCTTTACTGATCCATTCCTGAATTCGATCCATTTTAAGATCTAATCCCTTTTCCCCTTCAGCTGCCATGGGATTGTAGTTTCCCACCACTTCAATAAACCGTCCGCCGGCTGCACGACGTTGATCAGCCACAGTTACGCGGTATTTGGGCTGATGCGTACATCCCACTCTAGATAGGCGAATCACAACCATTTTACGAATCTCCTTAAATACATAAATCTCAGGCGGTTACGTGTACCCGCTTTACATCTGATCTGCAAGGGTTAAACCTGAAAAAGCTTTAAAAGGGCAGACCCATCCCGCCGAATCCCCGTCTCCCCAAGCCCATTTTCATCATTTGAGACATCATTTTACGGGACTGCTCAAATTGTTTAACGAATTTATTCACATCAGAAACCTGAGTCCCACTGCCATGGGCAATTCGCAGACGCCGTGAGCCATTGAGAATCTTGTGATTCCGCCTCTCCTCCAGGGTCATGGAGTTGATGATCGCTTCGATTTTTTTTATTTCTTTCTCTGGCGGGGCCATATTTTTCATCTGCTTCATCACTTGCCCCATCCCCGGCAACATTTTCATGATTCCTTCAAGACCGCCCATTTTTCGCATCATGTGGATCTGCTTAAGGAAATCCTCCACAGTGAATTCATTTTTTGCCATTCGGCGGGCCGCCACTTTGGCTTCTTTTTCATCAATCACTTCTTGAGCTTTTTCGACTAAGCTCACCACATCACCCATATCGAGGATGCGTGACGCCAATCGGTCAGGATGAAACACCTCTAGGGCAGCGACTTTTTCGCCCACGCCGAGAAATTTTATGGGCACACCTGTGGACTGACGAATACTTAAGGCTGCTCCACCTCGGGCATCCCCATCAACTTTAGTCAGCACCAACCCCGTTAACCCTAGGCGCCCGTGAAACCCTTCGGCCACGTTCACAGACTGCTGACCCAACATGGCATCCGCCACTAACAGGACTTCGTTTGGCGTCCAAATGTCTTTTATTCTCTGCAACTCACTCATGAGCTCGTCGTCAATCTGCAACCGCCCCGCCGTATCCACGATGACCACTTCGACCATATTTTCTTGGGCCCAATTTTTAGCCGCCGTTACAATTTCTTCGGGCTTTTGATCAGGTCGAGAGGGAAACACGGGAAAGTCATTTTGCTTTC
Proteins encoded:
- the ffh gene encoding signal recognition particle protein encodes the protein MFENLSDKLLGSLKKIRGQGRITEENIQQAIKEIRMSLLEADVNFKVVKSFVDGVKEKALGQEVLGSVSAGQQFTKIVQDELVRVLGGNAEAIDLKGRPAVIFLVGLQGAGKTTTAAKLALYIRKTFKKRPGLVPADVYRPAAIEQLKTLGKQNDFPVFPSRPDQKPEEIVTAAKNWAQENMVEVVIVDTAGRLQIDDELMSELQRIKDIWTPNEVLLVADAMLGQQSVNVAEGFHGRLGLTGLVLTKVDGDARGGAALSIRQSTGVPIKFLGVGEKVAALEVFHPDRLASRILDMGDVVSLVEKAQEVIDEKEAKVAARRMAKNEFTVEDFLKQIHMMRKMGGLEGIMKMLPGMGQVMKQMKNMAPPEKEIKKIEAIINSMTLEERRNHKILNGSRRLRIAHGSGTQVSDVNKFVKQFEQSRKMMSQMMKMGLGRRGFGGMGLPF
- the trmD gene encoding tRNA (guanosine(37)-N1)-methyltransferase TrmD, translating into MQFNIISIFPDFIESFSQTGVVGQAIKAGLIKLQTVNPRDFASDAHKSVDDRPFGGGDGMIMLPGPLSDSLEHLEKHQQLGHVVYLSPQGQKWDDEKVRRAADQWVASNQAVTFICGRYGGIDQRIISQYVDDEISLGDFVLSGGELAAMAVVDSVARFIPGVLGNNESPWKESFSSGLLECPQWTRPREFQGLNVPETLVSGDHARIEKERQRVSLLRTWCLRPDLLATMEADSLNSKLSEALRWAQTIGADELSVWGFNNSQIHKILSGE
- a CDS encoding KH domain-containing protein — its product is MDPSNLRDLVEFMAKALVDNPNDVDVTEVVGEQTTVVELKVAKDDLGKVIGKRGKTAHSMRTILNAASTKLNKRSVLEIVE
- the rpsP gene encoding 30S ribosomal protein S16, with the translated sequence MVVIRLSRVGCTHQPKYRVTVADQRRAAGGRFIEVVGNYNPMAAEGEKGLDLKMDRIQEWISKGAQPTKRVQSLIRKAQAN
- the rimM gene encoding 16S rRNA processing protein RimM, which gives rise to MEIPQWIKVGWAREAHGLKGEVYLEAFSETCPWAKQLEWVHLRDLNSPVAEAHLVSMRILEQRPFKKGMLLKLENINDRTGAESLRGMQWYIPQGLLVSESGENLYLHEILGFQLKDLHSQKSGVIFDFSSNGAQDLLVVKTDSGLYEVPFVDELIDSINFDSRVVNMNLPEGLLEP